The following are from one region of the Brienomyrus brachyistius isolate T26 chromosome 4, BBRACH_0.4, whole genome shotgun sequence genome:
- the LOC125740607 gene encoding uncharacterized protein LOC125740607 isoform X1: MAAASTEVGGRTTEREGPLHILTVNVRGLKTNGKKLKSIISEVDIVFLAETHVEDGDAWKDYEKDWKIFFTCCDPRCKGCFRSKLKNGTAILLNNKRNFKYCLPEIVDGSGRYVIVSCWISGRLCTFVCVYHHRKQKGLLKELSEKIIPPYTDILVVGGNFKTALDKVKDRTNKSNNSVHNRIRKELYPFLDEHDLIDAWRKKNPDKEEYTYENTWEKVRSDYFFINADKWELVQDCSINKENISGHWSVSLILDLKDQTRELKIFSSTVHDLPRDEVLTELCSDIILLTKGEAEHEDYINKIKEEEGKTNWIVVWSDHSNAAILVTKRRGVMHILFTVYHKNYVILHCRVLGMLHTFVSACNPTENNLKNMLREILSNRSGRIVIGGDFSTSEQRIMELMEENEFKKPEGEYMKSHYLIHAPLGQANKIHPRIYFLKQQDRRLSWKQWVQVGTNPGQGPTRTQPQDQLRNTNQPAQAAFELCGGAEAPGENPLEHEENVQTARRKFQGELDPETITPHYYSQPSKEFGKRKKTVD; this comes from the coding sequence ATGGCAGCAGCATCGACAGAAGTGGGCGGCAGAACTACAGAGCGAGAAGGACCTCTTCACATTCTCACTGTCAACGTTAGAGGACTGAAAACAAATGGCAAAAAACTTAAATCTATAATCAGTGAGGTTGACATTGTTTTCCTAGCAGAGACTCACGTGGAAGATGGAGATGCTTGGAAAGATTATGAGAAGGATTGGAAAATATTCTTCACATGCTGTGATCCCAGGTGCAAAGGCTGCTTTAGGTCCAAGTTAAAAAATGGAACTGCAATTCTGCTGAATAATAAAAGAAACTTCAAATATTGTTTACCTGAAATTGTTGATGGAAGCGGCCGTTATGTGATTGTGAGTTGCTGGATATCAGGAAGATTATGCActtttgtatgtgtgtatcACCACAGAAAACAAAAAGGACTTCTCAAGGAACTGTCTGAAAAAATAATACCCCCGTACACTGACATTCTTGTGGTTGGGGGGAACTTCAAAACTGCACTTGATAAAGTGAAAGACAGAACAAATAAAAGCAACAACTCTGTTCATAACAGAATAAGGAAGGAGCTGTATCCCTTCTTGGATGAACATGATCTTATAGATGCCTGGAGAAAGAAAAACCCTGATAAAGAAGAGTACACTTATGAGAATACTTGGGAGAAAGTCAGGTCAGACTACTTCTTCATTAATGCTGACAAATGGGAGCTGGTCCAAGACTGCAGCATCAACAAAGAGAATATATCTGGTCATTGGTCTGTTTCACTCATCCTTGATTTGAAAGATCAAACCCGAGAACTTAAGATTTTTTCTTCCACAGTGCACGACCTGCCAAGAGATGAAGTCCTTACAGAATTATGCTCTGACATTATTCTCTTAACAAAGGGGGAGGCTGAACATGAAGActatattaataaaattaaagaagaagaaggaaaaacgaaTTGGATTGTGGTCTGGTCAGATCACAGTAACGCTGCCATTCTGGTGACAAAGAGACGAGGGGtcatgcacattttattcactgtTTATCATAAAAATTATGTGATTTTGCACTGCAGAGTCTTAGGCATGCTTCACACCTTTGTAAGTGCATGTAATCCAACTGAAAATAATCTGAAGAACATGTTAAGAGAAATATTGAGCAATCGATCAGGAAGGATTGTGATTGGCGGAGACTTCAGCACCTCAGAGCAAAGAATTATGGAATTGATGGAAGAAAATGAGTTTAAAAAACCTGAGGGTGAATACATGAAATCGCACTACTTAATTCATGCTCCGTTGGGCCAAGCCAATAAAATTCATCCACGCATCTATTTTCTGAAACAGCAGGACAGGCgcctatcctggaaacaatgggtgcaggtgggaaccaaccctgggcaggggcCAACACGCACACAACCACAGGACCAATTAAGAAACACCAATCAACCTGCCCAGGCTGCTTTTGAACTGTGTGGGGGAGCCGAAGCCCCTGGTGAAAACCCACTCGAACATGAGGAGAACGTGCAAACTGCACGCAGAAAGTTCCAGGGAGAACTGGACCCAGAAACTATAACACCGCACTACTACAGCCAACCTTCCAAAGAAttcggaaaaagaaaaaaaacggtTGATTAA